A single region of the Cyclopterus lumpus isolate fCycLum1 chromosome 16, fCycLum1.pri, whole genome shotgun sequence genome encodes:
- the LOC117745883 gene encoding trophoblast glycoprotein-like, producing the protein MWIFAVRVFLGILLCASYQCLECPFGCECFAVTRTVKCVSEDLLAVPQSTPGYAKTVIITGNNIHQVGPESFTEMENVTNIILSNNRITEMASHSFSALLNLRFLDLSENQLALIHPEALSIPGSPLQELNLSHSLHNFTALTDLTTALRWGGLRGLLRLDLSGNHLALLPPGMFSHLPNLQQLFLTNNSLVAVYRGTFSGTSRLELLDLTHNIFITFGADALKELQRLGNIRILLGDNPYTCSCEISPFVAWLNESTAQVDVDAVRCASPRGLRDTRLRGLRVHAIGCVDAVQAEVLDLTLQTSYVFLGLVLGLVGMVFLFVLYLNRKGMKKWIVDMRDACREVLEAYHHRYEIDSDPRLRHISAENSGSKGI; encoded by the exons ATGTGGATTTTTGCTGTCCGGGTGTTTTTGGGAATCCTTCTCTGTGCATCATACCAGTGCTTGGAGTGCCCTTTTGGCTGTGAGTGTTTTGCTGTCACTCGAacagtaaaatgtgtttctgaggATCTGCTCGCGGTGCCACAAAGCACGCCAGGATATGCCAAGACAGTCATCATCACAGGAAATAATATACACCAGGTTGGACCTGAGTCCTTTACAGAGATGGAGAATGTCACCAACATCATTTTAAGCAATAATAG GATCACGGAGATGGCGTCCCACAGCTTCTCTGCCCTCCTCAACCTGCGCTTCCTGGACCTCAGTGAGAACCAATTGGCCCTCATTCACCCCGAAGCTCTCAGCATACCTGGAAGTCCTCTGCAGGAGCTCAACCTGAGCCACTCGCTGCACAACTTCACCGCCCTGACGGACCTCACCACGGCTCTGCGCTGGGGCGGTCTCAGGGGGCTCCTCCGCCTCGACCTCTCTGGGAACCACCTCGCCCTGCTGCCCCCTGGGATGTTCTCCCACCTTCCCAACCTGCAGCAGCTCTTCCTCACCAACAACTCTCTGGTGGCTGTCTACAGAGGAACCTTCTCTGGTACGAGCCGCCTGGAACTGTTGGACCTCACACACAACATCTTCATTACATTCGGGGCTGACGCTCTGAAAGAACTGCAGAGGCTCGGGAACATCCGAATCCTCCTTGGGGACAACCCCTACACCTGCTCCTGTGAGATCAGTCCTTTTGTGGCCTGGCTGAATGAATCGACAGCTCAGGTAGATGTGGACGCTGTACGGTGCGCCTCACCGAGAGGGCTGCGTGACACCCGTCTGCGAGGGCTCCGTGTGCATGCCATTGGATGCGTTGATGCAGTCCAAGCAGAGGTGTTGGACCTCACCCTGCAGACTTCCTATGTCTTCCTCGGGCTGGTGCTGGGCCTTGTGGGCATGGTCTTTCTCTTCGTGCTCTACCTGAATCGCAAAGGTATGAAGAAGTGGATCGTTGACATGAGAGATGCATGTCGGGAGGTTCTGGAGGCGTATCACCACCGATACGAGATTGACTCGGATCCTCGACTGAGGCACATCTCTGCGGAAAACAGTGGCAGCAAGGGAATTTAG
- the kdf1a gene encoding keratinocyte differentiation factor 1 isoform X2 encodes MPGHSTGAPQVSRHHKHHVASSRADKYRPARTISRDNAPHQDASKAPRGEHMHEHNTDHTRYSENKYGRNRGHPRNGTGRGSETIGFIPGSADTTPASRHACGSCASMGWTGCKALICCVLTCGFYGSREPCLPVNESSTDHPPKAGIEPHPPNGMAVTNPTCGVPLESSKSPKASKLPASDSFRYPDVRIAGQTVRYPVAAPKRTRTPGKGESQRPVSNTSLLSRDDYDLDDLSDTGTDIDSLITKKLLELYALHQIDQLAKCTSDSSFSRKTNEISELIYSIAQDYNLEEQEAECKLVHGVIRISTRKGKRNKSHPSTGQRPNGRSDGTLPDSGNETMTNTFVSSDFPEVKVSEQTPSDELARKMRHYSGRTYSSSTATAYSPYHHNTEANSSGAPILL; translated from the exons ATGCCTGGCCACAGCACAGGGGCTCCCCAGGTGTCCCGCCACCACAAGCACCACGTCGCCAGCTCCAGGGCGGACAAGTACCGGCCCGCCCGGACCATATCCAGGGACAACGCGCCCCACCAAGACGCCTCCAAGGCTCCTCGTGGGGAGCATATGCATGAGCACAACACTGACCACACCCGGTATTCGGAGAACAAGTATGGTCGCAACAGAGGCCACCCACGAAACGGCACGGGTCGAGGCTCAGAGACTATAGGATTTATCCCCGGGTCAGCGGACACCACGCCTGCCAGCAGACATGCCTGTGGCTCCTGCGCCTCCATGGGCTGGACTGGCTGTAAGGCTCTTATCTGCTGCGTACTGACCTGTGGATTTTATGGCAGTAGAGAGCCCTGCCTGCCCGTTAACGAGAGCTCCACGGACCACCCCCCTAAAGCAGGCATTGAGCCTCACCCTCCCAATGGCATGGCTGTGACCAATCCCACTTGTGGTGTCCCTTTGGAGTCCAGCAAGTCTCCTAAAGCCTCCAAGTTGCCCGCGAGTGACAGCTTCCGCTACCCGGATGTGCGCATCGCCGGTCAGACGGTAAGGTATCCGGTTGCTGCCCCAAAACGAACCCGTACGCCCGGCAAAGGGGAAAGCCAGCGGCCTGTGAGCAACACCAGCCTGTTGTCCCGCGATGACTATGACCTGGACGACCTGAGTGACACGGGCACAGACATTGACTCCCTCATCACCAAAAAGCTGCTGGAGCTTTACGCCCTGCACCAGATTGACCAGCTGGCCAAGTGCACCTCTGACTCCTCTTTCTCCCGCAAGACCAACGAGATCAGCGAGCTCATCTACAGCATCGCTCAGGACTACAacctggaggagcaggaggccgAGTGCAAGCTCGTGCACGGCGTCATCCGCATCAGCACGCGAAAGGGCAAGAGGAACAAGAGCCATCCGTCAACGGGACAGCGGCCTAATGGGAGGAGCGACGGGACTCTCCCTGACAGTGGCAACGAGACCATGACCAACACTTTCGTCAGCAGCGACT TTCCAGAGGTGAAAGTGTCGGAGCAGACGCCATCGGACGAGTTGGCGAGGAAAATGAGGCACTACAGCGGGAGAA CTTACTCCTCCAGCACCGCCACAGCCTACTCGCCCTACCATCACAACACGGAGGCAAACTCTTCAGGCGCTCCTATTCTGCTCTGA
- the kdf1a gene encoding keratinocyte differentiation factor 1 isoform X1, translated as MPGHSTGAPQVSRHHKHHVASSRADKYRPARTISRDNAPHQDASKAPRGEHMHEHNTDHTRYSENKYGRNRGHPRNGTGRGSETIGFIPGSADTTPASRHACGSCASMGWTGCKALICCVLTCGFYGSREPCLPVNESSTDHPPKAGIEPHPPNGMAVTNPTCGVPLESSKSPKASKLPASDSFRYPDVRIAGQTVRYPVAAPKRTRTPGKGESQRPVSNTSLLSRDDYDLDDLSDTGTDIDSLITKKLLELYALHQIDQLAKCTSDSSFSRKTNEISELIYSIAQDYNLEEQEAECKLVHGVIRISTRKGKRNKSHPSTGQRPNGRSDGTLPDSGNETMTNTFVSSDFPEVKVSEQTPSDELARKMRHYSGRNGGLYSSSSLRYNHHPGESVRGAQANYCTCCSCRLFLSTSHQHAHLFNE; from the exons ATGCCTGGCCACAGCACAGGGGCTCCCCAGGTGTCCCGCCACCACAAGCACCACGTCGCCAGCTCCAGGGCGGACAAGTACCGGCCCGCCCGGACCATATCCAGGGACAACGCGCCCCACCAAGACGCCTCCAAGGCTCCTCGTGGGGAGCATATGCATGAGCACAACACTGACCACACCCGGTATTCGGAGAACAAGTATGGTCGCAACAGAGGCCACCCACGAAACGGCACGGGTCGAGGCTCAGAGACTATAGGATTTATCCCCGGGTCAGCGGACACCACGCCTGCCAGCAGACATGCCTGTGGCTCCTGCGCCTCCATGGGCTGGACTGGCTGTAAGGCTCTTATCTGCTGCGTACTGACCTGTGGATTTTATGGCAGTAGAGAGCCCTGCCTGCCCGTTAACGAGAGCTCCACGGACCACCCCCCTAAAGCAGGCATTGAGCCTCACCCTCCCAATGGCATGGCTGTGACCAATCCCACTTGTGGTGTCCCTTTGGAGTCCAGCAAGTCTCCTAAAGCCTCCAAGTTGCCCGCGAGTGACAGCTTCCGCTACCCGGATGTGCGCATCGCCGGTCAGACGGTAAGGTATCCGGTTGCTGCCCCAAAACGAACCCGTACGCCCGGCAAAGGGGAAAGCCAGCGGCCTGTGAGCAACACCAGCCTGTTGTCCCGCGATGACTATGACCTGGACGACCTGAGTGACACGGGCACAGACATTGACTCCCTCATCACCAAAAAGCTGCTGGAGCTTTACGCCCTGCACCAGATTGACCAGCTGGCCAAGTGCACCTCTGACTCCTCTTTCTCCCGCAAGACCAACGAGATCAGCGAGCTCATCTACAGCATCGCTCAGGACTACAacctggaggagcaggaggccgAGTGCAAGCTCGTGCACGGCGTCATCCGCATCAGCACGCGAAAGGGCAAGAGGAACAAGAGCCATCCGTCAACGGGACAGCGGCCTAATGGGAGGAGCGACGGGACTCTCCCTGACAGTGGCAACGAGACCATGACCAACACTTTCGTCAGCAGCGACT TTCCAGAGGTGAAAGTGTCGGAGCAGACGCCATCGGACGAGTTGGCGAGGAAAATGAGGCACTACAGCGGGAGAA ATGGAGGTCTTTATTCATCCTCGTCACTGAGGTATAATCACCACCCCGGTGAATCGGTGCGCGGGGCTCAGGCCAACTATTgtacctgctgcagctgcaggctTTTCCTCTCTACTTCCCATCAACACGCACACCTCTTTAACGAGTAA
- the nr0b2a gene encoding nuclear receptor subfamily 0 group B member 2a, protein MDNRCHCTTNTDTLSNPILYNILSQMDSSNTSQNGFNYNSMAHRCNCELRRTVCLRRPSEICKEASAVLVKTVHFMKNLPAFNQMPPNDQFSLLKSCWAPLFILGLAQEHVDFEVTDTPADSMLKNILLNRHDRYEMEREQPTVAGVSKLQSCLKTFWSLDLSPKEYAYLKGITIFNPDVPDLKAALFVEGLQQEAQHALSEVVQLLHPGDRERFARILLTASMLQSITSSLITELFFRPVTGPADLLELLVDMLFCR, encoded by the exons ATGGATAACAGGTGTCATTGTACAACCAACACCGACACGCTTTCGAATCCTATCCTCTACAACATCCTGAGCCAAATGGATAGCAGCAACACAAGCCAAAACGGCTTCAACTACAATTCAATGGCTCATAGATGCAACTGTGAGCTGCGACGGACAGTGTGCTTGAGAAGGCCATCGGAGATCTGCAAAGAAGCGTCAGCGGTTCTGGTCAAAACTGTCCATTTCATGAAGAACTTACCTGCTTTTAACCAGATGCCACCAAACGACCAGTTCTCACTTCTCAAGAGCTGCTGGGCACCGCTCTTTATTTTGGGTCTGGCCCAGGAGCATGTGGACTTTGAGGTGACGGACACACCGGCTGACAGCATGCTGAAAAATATTCTCCTCAATCGCCACGATCGAtatgagatggagagggagcagCCCACCGTGGCCGGTGTCAGCAAACTCCAGTCCTGCCTCAAAACGTTTTGGAGCTTGGATTTGAGTCCAAAGGAGTATGCGTACCTCAAAGGGATCACAATATTTAATCCAG ATGTCCCAGATTTAAAGGCAGCTCTGTTTGTTGAAGGCCTGCAACAGGAGGCTCAGCATGCCCTCAGCGAGGTGGTCCAGCTCCTTCACCCAGGGGACCGGGAGCGCTTTGCTCGAATCCTCCTCACAGCCTCCATGCTGCAGAGCATCACATCGAGCCTCATTACTGAACTCTTCTTCCGGCCCGTGACCGGCCCGGCGGATCTGCTGGAGCTGTTGGTCGACATGCTCTTCTGCAGATAG
- the gpatch3 gene encoding G patch domain-containing protein 3 — protein MADSESVSLVYLAISNIPVALRSADLRNYFSQFIESGGFQCFHYRHRPEVLREPEVSGEPVCSDGEEGSSKSPDTNPVTRTGSPKKQKVKTCCCIASLRAHDADRLVRMYAGNHWIDPKGNWLARRCVIRRVKVARDHDDGSFPYKSKHEQRHRVSLTESFTEADLKSLSELNPPALMQNGNVGTPVKVFLQLIQSCRLPPRLIRKLGLTFPKTSSNRRYGNVPYQYWDTWTLPATEETVLTAAGHEISGPGTLAPRSSRPRLLVDHTATTETEEPQKEKEEEEEEEDAQSCADDDDDYCEEWERHEALHEDVTSQERSKERLFEEKIELKWEKGGSGLVFYTDAQYWQEEEGDFDEQTTDDWDVDMSVYYDKDGGDMDARDYVRMRYEQRLREGLEDGSGHSQSIGGFEKFTKGFGRRLMEKQGWKDGEGLGNSRIGIPDALEGDGQHPNCKRGFGYHGEKLFLHPIKKARTDFHITTVYDKPKNIDEGDTLLRRQPNTSLKYRGWQPGGTIGPRR, from the exons atgGCGGACTCTGAAAGCGTATCTCTGGTGTATTTGGCAATAAGCAACATTCCTGTTGCTTTACGCTCCGCGGATTTGAGGAATTATTTCAGTCAGTTCATAGAAAGCGGCGGTTTCCAGTGTTTTCACTACCGGCATCGACCGGAGGTCCTCAGGGAGCCCGAGGTGTCCGGGGAGCCCGTGTGTAGTGACGGCGAGGAGGGCAGCTCCAAATCCCCGGACACCAACCCGGTAACGCGCACCGGCTCCCCGAAGAAGCAGAAGGTCAAGACGTGCTGTTGCATCGCCTCGCTTCGTGCTCACGATGCCGACAGACTCGTCCGGATGTATGCGGGGAATCACTGGATCGACCCGAAGGGGAACTGGCTGGCGAGACGTTGTGTTATTAGACGAGTAAAGGTTGCACGCGACCACG ATGATGGGTCATTCCCCTATAAATCAAAGCACGAGCAGCGCCACCGGGTGTCCTTGACGGAGAGTTTCACAGAGGCCGACCTCAAAAGTCTCTCCGAGCTGAATCCACCAGCTCTGATGCAGAATGGGAACGTAGGCACACCCGTGAAAGTGTTCCTGCAGCTCATCCAGTCCTGCCGACTGCCTCCGCGTCTCATCCGCAAGCTGGGCCTCACTTTCCCCAAGACCAGCTCCAACCGTCGTTACGGCAACGTACCGTACCAATATTGGGACACCTGGACTCTTCCAGCCACTGAAGAGACCGTGTTAACAGCTGCTGGACATGAAATTTCAGGACCGGGCACTTTGGCCCCTCGATCCTCGAGACCGAGGCTGCTAGTTGATCACACGGCAACAACAGAGACTGAAGAGccacagaaggagaaggaggaggaggaggaggaggaggatgcacaGTCCTGTGCGGATGAT GATGATGATTACTGTGAGGAGTGGGAGCGCCATGAGGCTTTGCATGAGGATGTAACGAGCCAGGAGCGAAGCAAAGAGCGGCTGTTTGAAGAGAAAATTGAGTTGAAGTGGGAGAAGGGCGGCTCAGGCCTGGTGTTCTACACCGACGCCCAATACtggcaggaggaagaaggag ATTTTGATGAACAAACGACAGACGACTGGGATGTGGACATGAGTGTTTACTATGATAAAG ATGGAGGTGATATGGATGCCCGTGACTATGTCCGAATGCGGTATGAACAAAGGCTAAGAGAGGGTCTTGAAGATGGATCTGGACACAGTCAGTCTATTGGCGGCTTTGAGAAGTTTACTAAG ggctttGGTCGTCGTTTGATGGAAAAGCAGGGCTGGAAGGATGGTGAAGGATTGGGAAACAGTCGGATTGGGATTCCTGACGCCCTTGAGGGTGATGGCCAACATCCCAATTGTAAAAGAGGCTTTGG GTATCATGGAGAGAAACTTTTCTTACATCCTATAAAAAAGGCCAGGACAGATTTTCATATCACTACAGTGTACGACAAACCCAAAAACATCGATGAAGGGGACACCTTGCTGAGACGTCAACCAAACACTAGTCTGAAGTACAGAGGCTGGCAGCCAGGTGGCACCATTGGACCACGACGATAA
- the gpn2 gene encoding GPN-loop GTPase 2, whose translation MSGHAGAASSLRFGQVVIGPPGSGKTTYCRAMQEFLTQLGRKVVVVNMDPANEGPPYPCAVDIAELVALDDVMEGMKLGPNGGLLYSMEYVEANLDWLENKLKEHGDCYFLFDCPGQVELYTHQTSVKNIFSQLAKWNFRLAAVHLVDSHFCADPAKFISVLCTSLSTMLHVELPHVNILSKMDLIEQYGKLAFNLDFYTEVMDLTYLLDHLAADPFFKKFHRLNEKLAEVIQDYSLVSFVPLSVKDKESMIQVLRAVDNANGYCFGDLEERNLQAMMSAAVGADFQFDSTLGVQERYVETRGKTVEEEMMDL comes from the exons ATGTCCGGTCACGCTGGAGCAGCGTCCTCCCTGCGCTTCGGCCAGGTGGTCATCGGACCTCCGGGCTCTGGGAAAACCACCTACTGTCGGGCCATGCAGGAGTTCCTAACTCAGCTCGGACGCAAGGTGGTCGTGGTGAACATGGACCCCGCAAACGAAGGACCTCCGTACCCCTGCGCGGTAGACATCGCGGAGCTGGTGGCTCTGGACGACGTCATGGAGGGCATGAAGCTCGGACCCAACGGCGGCCTCCTCTACTCCATGGAGTACGTTGAAGCCAACCTGGACTGGCTGGAGAACAAGCTGAAGGAGCACGGTGACTGTTACTTCTTGTTTGACTGCCCTGGACAGGTGGAGCTCTACACCCACCAGACTTCAGTCAAGAATATATTCTCACAGCTGGCCAAGTGGAACTTCAGG CTGGCGGCCGTGCACTTGGTGGACTCTCACTTCTGCGCAGACCCAGCCAAGTTCATCTCTGTGCTTTGCACCTCTCTGTCGACCATGCTGCACGTGGAGCTCCCCCATGTCAACATCCTCTCCAAGATGGACTTGATTGAGCAGTATGGCAAACTGG CCTTCAACCTTGACTTCTACACAGAGGTCATGGACCTGACCTATCTTCTCGATCACCTCGCCGCAGACCCCTTCTTTAAAAAGTTCCACCGTCTAAATGAAAAGTTGGCAGAGGTCATACAAGATTACAGCCTCGTTTCCTTCGTGCCTCTCAGTGTAAAG gACAAGGAGAGCATGATTCAGGTCTTACGAGCAGTCGACAATGCCAATGGCTACTGCTTTGGAGACCTGGAGGAGAGGAATCTGCAGGCCATGATGTCAGCTGCTGTGGGGGCAGACTTCCAGTTCGACTC TACTCTTGGAGTGCAAGAGCGATACGTTGAAACCAGGGGAAAGACTGTGGAGGAGGAAATGATGGATCTGTAA